Proteins from a genomic interval of Diaminobutyricimonas aerilata:
- a CDS encoding glycosyltransferase gives MTTVPSPGGTPARLAAEYVLPVRWTEDSGLPELTGYLLRLAAHLDVTVVDGSPDPVFAAHARVWAGAVRHVAPEEWPGRNGKVAGVMTGVHHARHDAIVLGDDDVRHTPETLRRLVELLDGGDVVVPQNFFRPTPWHARWDTARSLINRAFGSDHPGTLAVRRSTLLHAGGYDGDVLFENLELIRTVRAVGGRIIRADDLFIERRPPTPRHFREQRVRQAYDGFAQPARLVAELALAPMLVWAARRPGRLLGIAAIAIGVAEFGRRRRGGRRVFAPTAALWAPAWVLERAVCAWLAVGARVRGGARYTGGRIPRAGSSPRVLRARGGHRVP, from the coding sequence GTGACGACGGTGCCATCGCCCGGAGGGACGCCCGCCCGACTCGCGGCGGAGTACGTGCTGCCGGTCCGCTGGACGGAGGACTCGGGCCTCCCGGAGCTCACCGGATACCTGCTGCGCCTCGCCGCGCACCTCGACGTCACGGTCGTCGACGGCTCGCCGGACCCGGTCTTCGCGGCGCATGCGCGCGTGTGGGCCGGGGCCGTGCGCCACGTCGCACCGGAGGAGTGGCCGGGCCGCAACGGCAAGGTCGCCGGGGTGATGACCGGGGTGCACCACGCCCGCCACGACGCGATCGTGCTCGGCGACGATGACGTGCGACACACCCCGGAGACGCTGCGGCGACTGGTCGAGCTGCTCGACGGGGGCGATGTCGTGGTGCCGCAGAACTTCTTCCGACCTACCCCCTGGCACGCCCGGTGGGACACCGCCCGGTCGCTCATCAACCGCGCGTTCGGATCCGACCACCCCGGCACCCTCGCCGTGCGGCGGTCGACGCTGCTGCACGCCGGCGGGTACGACGGCGACGTGCTGTTCGAGAATCTCGAGCTCATCCGCACCGTCCGCGCGGTCGGCGGACGCATCATCCGCGCCGACGACCTCTTCATCGAACGTCGGCCGCCGACCCCCCGCCACTTCCGCGAGCAGCGCGTGCGCCAGGCGTACGACGGCTTCGCGCAGCCCGCTCGGCTCGTCGCCGAGCTGGCCCTGGCCCCGATGCTCGTCTGGGCCGCGCGACGACCGGGGCGACTGCTCGGCATCGCCGCGATCGCGATCGGCGTCGCCGAGTTCGGCCGGCGACGCCGCGGCGGCCGGCGGGTGTTCGCCCCGACCGCCGCACTGTGGGCCCCTGCGTGGGTGCTCGAGCGTGCGGTGTGCGCCTGGCTCGCGGTGGGCGCGCGCGTCAGGGGTGGCGCGCGCTACACCGGCGGACGCATCCCCCGCGCCGGTTCGTCACCGCGCGTCCTGCGCGCCCGAGGAGGTCACCGTGTCCCGTGA
- a CDS encoding CDGSH iron-sulfur domain-containing protein: MSREHPDEVSIVAYPDGPLLVRGPAQLVDADGTPIHRERRTVALCRCGKSTIKPFCDGTHKLIGFRTEPPPPA, encoded by the coding sequence GTGTCCCGTGAGCATCCCGACGAGGTCAGCATCGTCGCGTACCCGGACGGCCCGCTGCTCGTGCGTGGACCGGCGCAACTCGTCGACGCCGACGGCACGCCCATCCACCGTGAGCGCCGCACGGTCGCCCTGTGCCGGTGCGGCAAGTCGACGATCAAGCCGTTCTGCGACGGCACGCACAAACTCATCGGGTTCCGCACCGAGCCGCCCCCGCCGGCCTGA
- the gtfA gene encoding sucrose phosphorylase, which yields MTTRGVSLLAYADRFGGGMTGLRDLLDGPLAEFAGVHILPFFVPFDGADAGFDPIDHATVDPRLGDWDDVRAIAARREVTADLIVNHVSASSGEFRDWLADGEASEHHGMFLTFDTVFPNGGTEREITAFYRPRPGLPFTSYQSPDGTRRLVWTTFMPSQVDLDVAHPAAHAYLRRVLAALADGGVTTVRLDAVGYAVKTPGSDSFMTEHTLGFVREITAMVREYGMRVLVEVHAHYTQQQAIAPLVDLVYDFALPPLLLHSLGTGTIDRLIRWLEIRPRNAVTVLDTHDGIGVIDAGPSGDRPGLLSTEEMAAIFDRAAAATDGHSSIASVIPAWAPMPHQINATFFSVLEADAGSYLLARAVQFFVPGEPQVYYVGLLAGLDDVELFRRTGQGRDVNRHVYTRDEIDAALAGEVPRALLDLVRLRSAHPAFEGAFSVRAVSATELELAWTAGEHHAVLHADLAARTHRIDATPIPRVE from the coding sequence GTGACCACCCGCGGGGTGAGCCTGCTCGCCTACGCCGACCGCTTCGGCGGCGGCATGACGGGACTGCGCGACCTGCTCGACGGTCCGCTCGCCGAGTTCGCGGGCGTGCACATCCTGCCCTTCTTCGTGCCCTTCGACGGTGCCGACGCCGGGTTCGACCCGATCGATCACGCGACCGTCGACCCGCGCCTCGGCGACTGGGACGACGTGCGCGCCATCGCCGCCCGCCGGGAGGTGACGGCCGATCTCATCGTCAACCACGTCTCCGCGTCGTCGGGGGAGTTCCGCGACTGGCTCGCCGACGGGGAGGCGTCGGAGCACCACGGCATGTTCCTCACCTTCGACACGGTGTTCCCGAACGGCGGAACCGAGCGCGAGATCACCGCGTTCTACCGTCCCCGGCCCGGCCTCCCGTTCACCTCCTACCAGTCGCCGGACGGCACGCGCCGCCTCGTCTGGACCACCTTCATGCCGAGCCAGGTCGACCTCGACGTCGCCCATCCGGCCGCCCACGCCTACCTGCGGCGCGTGCTCGCGGCGCTCGCCGACGGCGGGGTGACGACGGTGCGACTGGACGCGGTCGGCTACGCCGTGAAGACGCCCGGCAGCGACAGCTTCATGACCGAGCACACCCTCGGGTTCGTGCGCGAGATCACCGCGATGGTGCGCGAGTACGGCATGCGGGTGCTCGTCGAGGTGCACGCCCACTACACGCAGCAGCAGGCGATCGCGCCGCTCGTCGACCTCGTCTACGACTTCGCGTTGCCGCCGCTGCTGCTGCACTCGCTCGGCACGGGCACGATCGACCGGCTCATCCGCTGGCTCGAGATCCGCCCGCGGAACGCCGTGACGGTGCTCGACACCCACGACGGCATCGGCGTGATCGACGCGGGCCCGAGCGGTGACCGCCCGGGTCTGCTGTCGACGGAGGAGATGGCGGCGATCTTCGACCGCGCCGCCGCCGCGACCGACGGGCACTCGAGCATCGCGTCCGTCATACCGGCGTGGGCGCCGATGCCGCATCAGATCAACGCGACGTTCTTCAGCGTGCTGGAGGCGGATGCGGGCAGCTACCTGCTCGCGCGGGCCGTGCAGTTCTTCGTGCCCGGCGAGCCGCAGGTGTACTACGTGGGGCTGCTGGCCGGACTCGACGACGTCGAGCTCTTCCGCCGCACCGGTCAGGGGCGGGACGTGAACCGGCACGTCTACACGCGCGACGAGATCGACGCGGCGCTCGCCGGCGAGGTGCCGCGGGCGCTGCTCGACCTCGTGCGGCTGCGCTCGGCGCATCCGGCGTTCGAGGGTGCGTTCTCGGTCCGCGCGGTGAGCGCGACCGAACTCGAGCTCGCGTGGACGGCGGGCGAGCACCACGCCGTGCTGCACGCCGACCTCGCCGCCCGCACGCACCGCATCGACGCCACCCCGATCCCGCGGGTCGAGTAG
- a CDS encoding aspartate/glutamate racemase family protein — protein MTGPRVGLLHTVPALAATFQELVTQSVPGADVVHAVDAGLLATAIREGVTDEVRRQVRTHVRHLVEDGAHAVLVTCSSIGEAVEEAAAEAAVPVLRVDAPMARDAVARAGEGGRIVVLATLEATLGPTGRLIQREIDAAGSGATLTATVLEGAAAARSAGDQSTHDSLVRDAVAAVDGGEAAADVIVLAQASMAAAVEGAEPGIPVLTSPSGGVAALAEALR, from the coding sequence GTGACCGGGCCCCGCGTCGGGCTGCTGCACACGGTGCCGGCACTCGCCGCGACGTTCCAGGAACTCGTGACGCAGAGCGTGCCGGGCGCGGACGTCGTTCATGCCGTCGATGCGGGACTGCTCGCGACCGCCATCCGCGAGGGGGTGACGGATGAGGTGCGTCGGCAGGTGCGCACCCACGTGCGCCACCTCGTCGAAGACGGGGCGCACGCGGTGCTCGTGACGTGCTCCTCGATCGGCGAAGCGGTGGAGGAGGCGGCGGCGGAGGCCGCCGTGCCCGTGCTCCGCGTGGACGCCCCGATGGCCCGCGACGCCGTCGCCCGCGCCGGTGAGGGCGGACGGATCGTGGTGCTCGCGACCCTCGAGGCGACCCTCGGCCCGACCGGCCGGCTCATCCAGCGCGAGATCGACGCCGCCGGCAGCGGCGCGACCCTCACGGCGACCGTCCTCGAGGGTGCGGCGGCCGCCCGCTCGGCGGGGGACCAGTCGACCCACGACAGCCTCGTACGCGACGCGGTCGCCGCCGTCGACGGGGGAGAGGCGGCCGCCGACGTCATCGTGCTCGCCCAGGCGTCGATGGCCGCGGCGGTCGAAGGTGCCGAGCCGGGCATCCCGGTGCTCACCTCGCCCTCCGGTGGTGTCGCCGCGCTCGCCGAGGCGCTGCGGTGA
- a CDS encoding FGGY-family carbohydrate kinase, whose protein sequence is MSGATPTADAVLALGIDVGSTNTKVALVAIDDTVRELDVRSVATPADADGVGDAVRGLVDTLTAGRSVAAIGIASMAETGVALDASNVPLTPLVRWDGARGAADAAALLDRFGPELFARTGVPPGPKTPLATWAWLRRTQPTTFGAMRRWVGVADLVALALTGEHVTDHTLAGRTGAYRLPEGTTPSGWDDELLDAVGMHAGMLPAVGASAVTTRGVPVVVAGHDHSVGAWAAGLRAPGSVADSVGTAEAVLRMLHHPADRAAVAATGMSIVRSIRDDAEVLLAGHSAAGALLRQWCAEEGVPEHRAFADLPDGPVEVAVLPYPRGRQTPAPDPHARLVWVDAAGSDRRTRARALLDGLALHARWMYDAQTALAGDGHPERIAVLGGPARNPEFAAIKAAVSPAPLALVTAREPVATGAAMIAVERTLGHTAPVLPARPVAPAAGDYSAAIAGFPTLARIAGISTTPEGAR, encoded by the coding sequence GTGTCCGGCGCCACCCCCACCGCGGATGCCGTGCTCGCGCTCGGCATCGACGTCGGCAGCACCAACACGAAGGTCGCGCTCGTCGCCATCGACGACACGGTGCGCGAGCTCGACGTGCGCTCGGTGGCCACCCCGGCCGACGCGGACGGCGTCGGCGACGCGGTGCGCGGCCTCGTCGACACCCTGACCGCCGGTCGGTCCGTCGCCGCGATCGGCATCGCGTCGATGGCCGAGACCGGCGTCGCCCTCGACGCCTCCAACGTGCCGCTGACCCCCCTCGTGCGCTGGGACGGCGCGCGCGGCGCCGCCGACGCCGCCGCCCTCCTCGACCGCTTCGGGCCGGAACTGTTCGCCCGCACGGGCGTGCCCCCGGGGCCGAAGACGCCGCTCGCGACGTGGGCGTGGCTGCGGCGCACCCAACCGACGACCTTCGGGGCGATGCGTCGCTGGGTGGGCGTGGCCGACCTGGTCGCGCTCGCGCTCACCGGCGAGCACGTCACCGACCACACGCTCGCCGGCCGCACCGGCGCGTACCGCCTCCCCGAGGGCACGACCCCGTCCGGGTGGGACGACGAACTGCTCGATGCCGTCGGGATGCACGCCGGCATGCTCCCCGCCGTCGGGGCGTCCGCGGTCACCACGCGGGGCGTTCCGGTCGTCGTCGCCGGGCACGACCACTCCGTCGGGGCGTGGGCGGCGGGCCTGCGCGCCCCCGGAAGCGTCGCGGACTCCGTCGGCACCGCGGAGGCCGTGCTCCGGATGCTCCACCACCCCGCCGACCGGGCGGCCGTCGCGGCCACCGGCATGAGCATCGTGCGCAGCATCCGCGACGACGCCGAAGTGCTGCTCGCGGGACACTCGGCCGCGGGTGCCCTGCTGCGTCAGTGGTGCGCGGAGGAGGGAGTGCCGGAGCACCGGGCGTTCGCCGACCTCCCCGACGGACCGGTCGAGGTCGCGGTGCTGCCCTACCCGCGTGGGCGGCAGACGCCCGCGCCGGACCCCCACGCGCGACTCGTGTGGGTCGACGCCGCCGGATCCGACCGGCGCACCCGCGCCCGAGCCCTGCTCGACGGGCTCGCGCTGCACGCGCGGTGGATGTACGACGCGCAGACCGCCCTCGCCGGCGACGGTCATCCGGAACGCATCGCCGTGCTCGGCGGACCGGCGCGCAATCCCGAGTTCGCGGCCATCAAGGCCGCCGTGAGCCCCGCGCCGCTCGCCCTCGTCACCGCGCGCGAACCGGTCGCCACGGGAGCCGCGATGATCGCCGTCGAACGCACGCTCGGCCACACCGCGCCCGTGCTGCCCGCGCGGCCCGTCGCCCCCGCCGCCGGCGACTACAGCGCGGCCATCGCCGGCTTCCCCACGCTGGCCCGCATCGCGGGCATCTCGACCACCCCCGAAGGAGCACGATGA